One genomic segment of Natrialbaceae archaeon AArc-T1-2 includes these proteins:
- a CDS encoding DUF420 domain-containing protein, translating into MATADAQRRLRENPLGATAILTVVGYVLVIGTFLVDVPIYPDLTLAEVNALTHAIAVINAATTVLLVAGWYWIRNDEVDKHRLAMVGAFGLILLFLVVYLVRVGGGGEKYITGVSDPVYYSYLAMLGIHILLSIVAVPVVLYALILGLTHTPAELRGTAHASVGRIAAASWILSLVLGVVTYVMLNHIYAYEFEPMVIG; encoded by the coding sequence ATGGCTACTGCAGACGCGCAACGGCGGCTGCGAGAGAACCCCCTCGGTGCGACGGCGATCCTGACGGTCGTCGGGTACGTGCTGGTGATCGGGACGTTCCTCGTCGACGTTCCGATATATCCCGATCTCACGCTCGCCGAAGTCAACGCCCTGACACACGCGATCGCGGTCATCAACGCCGCGACGACGGTGTTGCTCGTGGCGGGGTGGTACTGGATTCGAAACGACGAGGTCGACAAACACCGACTCGCGATGGTCGGAGCGTTCGGACTCATCTTGCTTTTTCTCGTCGTCTACCTGGTCCGGGTCGGTGGCGGCGGCGAGAAGTACATCACGGGCGTCTCCGATCCCGTCTACTACTCGTATCTCGCCATGCTCGGGATCCACATCCTGCTGTCGATCGTCGCCGTTCCGGTCGTCCTCTATGCGCTGATTCTCGGGCTGACGCACACGCCGGCCGAGCTGCGCGGAACTGCCCACGCGAGCGTCGGTCGGATCGCCGCTGCCTCGTGGATCCTGAGCCTCGTCCTCGGGGTCGTCACCTACGTGATGCTCAATCACATCTACGCCTATGAGTTCGAGCCGATGGTGATCGGCTAG
- a CDS encoding transcription initiation factor IIB, which produces MTQSITNRVRHESQATEAGRCPDCETDTIVHDPDRGERVCRDCGLVLSEDPIDYGPEWRAFTATEHEELSRVGAPLTQSMHDRGLTTTIDWRNRDANGHSMSADKHGQLHRLRVWQERIRTKNAGERNLKYALSEIDRMVSALGVPDPVKETASVIYRQALEQDLIRGRSIEGVATSALYTACRKEDIPRSLEEVTAVARVDQREIGRTYRYVASELDINLEPTDPSQFVPRFCSELDVSKDVETTAVEIIDETTDQGLHSGKSPTGYAAAAIYAAGLLCEETVPQRAVADTAQTTVVTVRNRYREQLEAIDRSP; this is translated from the coding sequence ATGACGCAGTCGATCACCAATCGCGTCAGACACGAATCGCAGGCGACCGAGGCCGGGCGGTGTCCCGACTGCGAGACCGACACGATCGTCCACGACCCGGATCGTGGCGAGCGGGTCTGTCGGGACTGTGGCCTCGTCCTCAGCGAAGATCCTATCGATTACGGCCCCGAGTGGCGGGCGTTTACCGCTACCGAACACGAGGAACTCTCTCGTGTCGGCGCACCGCTTACCCAGTCGATGCACGATCGCGGGCTGACGACGACGATCGACTGGCGAAACCGGGACGCAAACGGCCACTCGATGTCCGCCGACAAACACGGCCAGCTCCATCGACTGCGGGTCTGGCAGGAACGAATTCGGACGAAAAACGCTGGCGAACGAAATCTGAAGTACGCGCTCTCGGAGATCGATCGGATGGTCAGCGCCCTGGGCGTTCCCGACCCCGTCAAAGAGACCGCAAGCGTCATCTACCGGCAGGCACTCGAGCAAGATCTCATCCGCGGCCGATCGATCGAAGGCGTCGCGACCTCGGCGCTGTACACCGCCTGCCGGAAAGAGGACATCCCTCGCAGTCTCGAGGAGGTCACCGCGGTCGCCCGCGTCGACCAGCGCGAGATCGGGCGCACCTACCGCTACGTCGCTTCGGAACTTGACATCAACCTCGAGCCGACCGATCCAAGCCAGTTCGTTCCTCGCTTTTGCTCGGAGCTTGACGTCAGCAAGGACGTGGAGACGACAGCCGTCGAGATCATCGACGAGACGACCGATCAGGGGCTGCACTCGGGGAAGTCGCCGACCGGTTACGCCGCGGCCGCCATCTACGCCGCTGGCCTGCTCTGTGAGGAGACCGTTCCGCAACGGGCGGTGGCAGACACCGCACAGACGACCGTCGTCACCGTCCGGAACCGGTATCGCGAACAGCTCGAGGCGATCGATCGCTCGCCGTAG
- a CDS encoding DUF7344 domain-containing protein produces the protein MSSIDTSLPEEITSVTEDEDDQLSKDVIFELLKNRRRREVLTYLLEADDTVTLGELAEQIAAWENDTDVNALSSDQRKRVYVALYQTHLPKMDDAGIIEYDQDRGLIELSDNADLLMMYLDTDTHRTDRWDRWYALVSVVGAAAITAAVLGVPPFSFVPSVAVAVVVVVAFLSLSIAHVAVNHRRNQDVDGKLSRIE, from the coding sequence ATGTCGTCGATCGATACGTCACTGCCCGAGGAAATCACGTCCGTCACCGAAGACGAGGACGACCAGCTTTCGAAAGACGTCATCTTCGAACTGTTGAAAAACCGCCGGCGACGAGAAGTCCTCACCTACCTGCTCGAGGCCGACGATACGGTCACGCTGGGTGAACTCGCAGAACAGATCGCCGCCTGGGAAAACGATACGGACGTCAATGCGTTGAGCTCCGATCAGCGAAAACGGGTTTACGTTGCGCTCTATCAGACGCATCTGCCGAAGATGGACGACGCCGGTATCATCGAGTACGATCAGGACCGGGGCCTGATCGAACTCTCCGACAACGCCGATCTGTTGATGATGTATCTCGACACCGACACCCACCGGACGGATCGGTGGGACCGGTGGTACGCCCTCGTAAGCGTCGTCGGCGCGGCAGCGATTACGGCCGCAGTTCTCGGCGTCCCGCCGTTCTCGTTCGTCCCGTCGGTCGCGGTCGCAGTCGTCGTCGTCGTCGCGTTTCTTTCCCTCTCGATCGCACACGTCGCCGTGAACCACCGTCGCAACCAGGACGTCGACGGCAAGCTCTCCCGGATCGAGTGA
- the chrA gene encoding chromate efflux transporter, giving the protein MTETTASDVGHTYRGETTSAKLLEIARYFLFIGIVGFGGPLVHIAMMEDDLVGEDSKGWTDESIFMEGLAICNMLPGPASTQLGIFMGWIYAGNLGALVAGFFFMLPTFLIVVFFSWLYFAYQELPAVEAMFYGINPVVIGLIVGAAWSMAQSALAEGRGHHEFDVGSETWSIDFLLVGLLAAAVVATATLGSNPVVQFVLAGVVAVAIYRSRWVRENLRRVTLWSVVAAVLGALFAFRDRLLDLLGPAVRRTVEASPLWGALLALWSNPWVQLFAFMVYTGSFIYGGGLVLIPFIELYVVREFGWMTGREFVDGIAIGQLSPGPVVMTTAFVGYKLILDVTGGLVWVAVVGALVATIGAFGPSFAFIMGFFPYFAKVRENDVVQTALTGVNAAVVGAILGATVTLAVESFVDVFTVVLALVTVGLFVRGLHAAYLIVGGGAVGMAWYFLVL; this is encoded by the coding sequence ATGACCGAAACGACAGCGAGTGACGTCGGGCATACCTATCGCGGGGAGACGACGTCGGCGAAGTTACTCGAAATTGCCCGCTATTTCCTGTTCATCGGTATCGTCGGCTTCGGCGGTCCCCTCGTCCACATCGCGATGATGGAAGACGACCTCGTCGGCGAGGACAGCAAGGGCTGGACCGACGAGTCGATCTTCATGGAGGGACTCGCGATCTGTAACATGTTGCCGGGTCCAGCCTCGACACAGCTCGGTATCTTCATGGGCTGGATCTACGCCGGGAACCTCGGTGCGCTGGTGGCCGGCTTCTTTTTCATGCTCCCGACGTTTCTCATCGTCGTGTTCTTCTCGTGGCTGTACTTCGCCTACCAGGAGCTGCCCGCGGTCGAGGCGATGTTCTACGGAATCAACCCCGTCGTGATCGGTCTCATCGTCGGCGCAGCGTGGTCGATGGCCCAGAGTGCACTCGCTGAAGGGCGCGGACACCACGAGTTCGACGTCGGTTCCGAAACGTGGTCGATCGACTTCCTTCTCGTCGGATTACTCGCTGCGGCCGTCGTCGCCACCGCGACGCTAGGTTCGAACCCCGTCGTCCAGTTCGTTCTCGCCGGGGTCGTCGCCGTCGCGATCTATCGCTCGAGGTGGGTGCGCGAGAACCTCCGTCGAGTCACTCTCTGGTCCGTCGTCGCCGCTGTTCTCGGAGCGTTGTTCGCGTTCCGCGATCGTCTGCTGGACCTGCTCGGTCCCGCCGTGCGCCGAACGGTCGAGGCGAGTCCCCTCTGGGGTGCGCTGCTCGCGCTGTGGTCGAACCCCTGGGTCCAGCTGTTCGCCTTCATGGTGTACACCGGCTCGTTCATCTACGGCGGCGGACTCGTCTTGATTCCCTTTATCGAACTCTACGTCGTTCGGGAGTTCGGCTGGATGACCGGTCGGGAGTTCGTCGACGGGATCGCGATCGGTCAGCTCTCACCCGGTCCAGTGGTGATGACGACGGCGTTCGTCGGCTACAAGCTCATCCTCGACGTCACCGGCGGGCTGGTCTGGGTGGCCGTCGTCGGGGCGCTCGTCGCGACGATCGGGGCCTTTGGCCCCTCCTTTGCGTTCATCATGGGCTTTTTCCCGTACTTCGCGAAGGTCCGCGAGAACGATGTCGTCCAGACGGCGCTTACGGGCGTCAACGCTGCGGTCGTCGGGGCGATTCTCGGCGCGACGGTGACCCTCGCCGTCGAGTCGTTCGTCGACGTCTTCACCGTGGTACTGGCGCTCGTCACCGTTGGACTGTTCGTACGCGGACTCCACGCCGCCTATCTCATCGTCGGGGGCGGAGCCGTCGGAATGGCGTGGTACTTCCTCGTTCTGTAA
- a CDS encoding DEAD/DEAH box helicase, whose product MTDDRDPSTSGGVDDRSLEDTAEASTGGSDSRLAANGDDLELSSFHDVCQHEGRPVLTAGAVARTLGISHEEASDRLAALADRGEVERLSVAADPVVWYPSELEDLTDRERVVVFPKRREVVVDRPSQFTRAQLSQFAHLADTNGEGGYRYVVRPEDVWQAPHDSFAALARTMRQALGERSADLEEWVRSQYDRARQFRLRTHPDGYTVLEAESAEVMGNVAREKLDEDQLHAPISETEAWVQEGAAAAIKRILYEAGYPVQDERDLEEGEELPVDLRVSLREYQRTWVERFLEAGEGVLVGPPGSGKTVAAMGVLARIEGETLILAPSRDLVRQWEDALLANTSLEPDQVGQYHGGRKEVRPVTIATYQIAGMDRHRSLFDDREWGLIVFDEVHHVPSDVYSRSTRLQSRHRLGLSASPIREDDRQAEIFTLVGPPIGTDWEALFEAGFVAEPELEIRYVPWDEEDRNAYAAAEGREKRQLAATNSAKIDEIRYLLSAHPDANVIVFVDYLAQGRAVADALEIPFLSGETPHHERRRLLASFRNGELDVLVVSRVGDEGIDLPTADLAIVASGLGGSRRQGTQRAGRTMRPAGGALVYVLATRGTREEEFARKQLQHLGRKGMTVRERTVDR is encoded by the coding sequence GTGACCGACGATCGTGATCCATCCACGAGTGGCGGCGTCGACGATCGATCGCTCGAGGACACCGCGGAGGCGTCGACTGGCGGCAGCGATTCACGGCTGGCGGCCAACGGCGACGACCTCGAGCTCTCGTCGTTTCACGACGTCTGCCAGCACGAGGGCCGGCCCGTCCTCACCGCCGGTGCGGTCGCGCGTACCCTCGGGATCTCCCACGAGGAGGCGAGCGACCGACTCGCGGCCCTTGCCGACCGCGGCGAGGTCGAACGGCTCTCCGTCGCGGCCGACCCCGTCGTCTGGTACCCGAGCGAACTCGAGGACCTCACCGACCGCGAGCGCGTGGTCGTCTTCCCGAAGCGACGCGAGGTCGTCGTCGATCGGCCGAGCCAGTTCACTCGGGCACAGCTCTCGCAGTTCGCCCACCTCGCGGATACGAACGGCGAGGGTGGCTACCGCTACGTCGTCCGCCCGGAGGACGTCTGGCAGGCTCCCCACGACTCCTTCGCGGCGCTGGCGCGGACGATGCGCCAGGCACTCGGCGAGCGCTCGGCCGACCTCGAGGAGTGGGTACGAAGCCAGTACGACCGGGCCCGGCAGTTCCGACTCCGCACCCACCCGGACGGCTACACCGTCCTCGAGGCCGAAAGCGCCGAAGTGATGGGCAACGTCGCCCGCGAGAAACTCGACGAGGACCAGCTCCACGCACCGATCTCCGAGACCGAGGCCTGGGTCCAGGAGGGGGCCGCGGCCGCGATCAAGCGCATTCTCTACGAGGCCGGCTACCCCGTCCAGGACGAGCGCGACCTCGAGGAAGGCGAAGAGCTCCCCGTCGACCTCCGAGTGAGCCTGCGGGAGTACCAGCGGACGTGGGTCGAGCGCTTCCTCGAGGCCGGCGAGGGCGTGCTGGTTGGCCCACCCGGCAGCGGCAAGACCGTCGCCGCGATGGGCGTCCTCGCCCGGATCGAGGGCGAGACGCTGATTCTCGCCCCCAGCCGGGACCTCGTCCGCCAGTGGGAGGACGCCCTGCTCGCGAACACCAGCCTCGAGCCCGACCAGGTCGGCCAGTACCACGGCGGCCGCAAGGAGGTCCGGCCAGTGACGATCGCCACCTACCAGATCGCCGGGATGGATCGCCACCGGTCGCTGTTCGACGACCGGGAGTGGGGCCTGATCGTCTTCGACGAGGTCCATCACGTTCCAAGCGACGTCTACTCGCGGAGCACGCGCCTGCAGTCCCGGCATCGCCTCGGCCTGTCAGCGTCGCCGATCCGGGAGGACGACCGCCAGGCCGAGATCTTCACCCTCGTCGGGCCACCGATCGGCACCGACTGGGAAGCCCTCTTCGAGGCCGGCTTCGTCGCCGAACCCGAACTCGAGATCCGCTACGTTCCCTGGGACGAGGAAGACAGAAACGCCTACGCGGCCGCCGAGGGGCGGGAGAAACGCCAGCTCGCGGCGACGAACAGCGCGAAGATCGACGAAATCCGGTACCTGCTGTCGGCACACCCCGACGCGAACGTGATCGTCTTCGTCGACTACTTAGCGCAGGGCCGGGCGGTCGCCGATGCCCTCGAGATCCCCTTTCTCTCGGGAGAGACGCCCCACCACGAACGCCGGCGGCTACTCGCGTCGTTCCGAAACGGCGAACTGGACGTCCTCGTCGTCTCTCGCGTCGGCGACGAGGGGATCGACCTGCCCACCGCCGACCTCGCAATCGTCGCCTCTGGGCTGGGTGGCTCGCGCCGGCAGGGGACCCAGCGTGCCGGACGGACGATGCGACCGGCCGGCGGCGCGCTCGTCTACGTGCTCGCGACCCGCGGCACCCGCGAGGAGGAGTTCGCCCGAAAACAACTCCAGCACCTCGGTCGCAAGGGGATGACGGTGCGAGAGCGGACCGTCGACCGGTGA
- a CDS encoding CDC48 family AAA ATPase yields the protein MSESDDDGVSLTVRAAEKRDAGRGVARIPEMARRQLGVLSGDNVVIEGKQATVAKMWPADPTAPENAVQIDADTRANAGVHVGDTATVRTTERSTIREAEAVTLAAPSSISEAESDLADRVVEGKLRNRPIKEGEQVRLEGVAPEPFTVLETEPPGDVRITGSTTIRIVESEASTATAGTTDTDEGTDGDLEPPSGVTYEDIGGLDDELELVREMIELPLSEPELFQRLGVDPPSGVLLYGPPGTGKTLIARAVANEVDAHFVSISGPEIMSKYKGESEERLRETFEEAREQAPSILFFDEIDSIGSTRDGDGDAENRVVAQLLTLMDGLEGREEVIVIGATNRVDTLDPALRRGGRFDREIEIGVPDEGGRTEILEVHTRGMPLAADVSIETIASRTHGFVGADLESVASEAAMAALRRRPTDEDARAEWNRDPEVRKTDFDAALASVEPSAMREYVAESPGTDFDDVGGLEEAKSTLRESVEWPLTYDRLFEQTNTDPPSGVLLYGPPGTGKTLLARALAGETDVNFVRVDGPEIVDRYVGESEKAIRKVFERARQAAPSIVFFDEIDAIAGTRGESHEVTERVVSQLLTELDGMSENPNLVVLAATNRKDEIDPALLRPGRLDTHVLVPDPDRGAREKILAVHAREKPLADDVDLAALAADLEGYTGADIEAIVRNASMNAIREVAEEYGPAAANERADEIVIERRHLEAAREGVEPTNGGIGRE from the coding sequence ATGAGCGAGTCGGACGACGACGGCGTGAGCCTCACCGTGCGTGCAGCCGAGAAACGCGACGCTGGCCGCGGCGTCGCCCGCATCCCCGAGATGGCACGGCGACAGCTGGGCGTGTTGAGTGGCGACAACGTCGTCATCGAGGGCAAGCAGGCGACGGTCGCCAAGATGTGGCCGGCGGATCCGACTGCGCCGGAAAACGCCGTCCAGATCGACGCCGACACTCGCGCGAACGCGGGCGTTCACGTCGGCGACACCGCCACCGTCCGCACGACGGAACGCTCGACGATCCGTGAGGCCGAGGCGGTGACGCTTGCGGCCCCGTCGTCGATCAGTGAGGCCGAGTCCGACCTCGCCGACCGGGTCGTCGAGGGGAAACTCAGAAACCGGCCGATCAAAGAGGGCGAACAGGTTCGCCTCGAAGGCGTCGCCCCCGAGCCGTTTACCGTCCTCGAGACGGAGCCGCCGGGTGACGTCCGCATCACGGGCTCGACGACGATCCGGATCGTCGAGAGCGAAGCGTCGACGGCGACTGCCGGCACGACGGACACCGACGAGGGTACCGACGGGGACCTCGAACCACCGTCTGGCGTAACCTACGAGGACATCGGCGGACTCGACGACGAACTCGAGCTCGTCCGGGAGATGATCGAACTCCCGCTGTCGGAGCCCGAACTGTTCCAGCGACTCGGCGTCGATCCGCCCTCGGGCGTTCTGCTGTATGGCCCGCCGGGCACCGGCAAGACCCTGATCGCCCGGGCGGTCGCCAACGAGGTCGACGCCCACTTCGTCTCGATTTCGGGTCCCGAGATCATGTCGAAGTACAAAGGCGAAAGCGAAGAACGGCTCAGAGAGACCTTCGAGGAGGCCCGTGAGCAAGCGCCCTCGATCCTGTTTTTCGACGAGATCGACTCGATCGGGAGCACCCGCGACGGCGACGGCGACGCGGAAAACCGCGTCGTCGCCCAGCTGTTGACGTTGATGGACGGGCTGGAGGGTCGCGAGGAGGTGATCGTCATCGGCGCGACGAACCGCGTCGACACGCTCGATCCAGCCCTCCGACGCGGCGGGCGCTTCGACCGCGAGATCGAGATCGGCGTCCCGGACGAGGGCGGCCGCACGGAGATCCTCGAGGTCCACACCCGCGGGATGCCACTCGCCGCGGACGTCTCGATCGAGACGATCGCGAGTCGAACCCACGGCTTCGTCGGGGCCGACCTCGAGTCGGTTGCGAGCGAGGCGGCCATGGCCGCGCTTCGGCGACGGCCGACCGACGAGGACGCCCGGGCGGAGTGGAACCGCGATCCCGAAGTCCGCAAGACCGACTTCGACGCCGCACTCGCCTCGGTCGAACCCTCCGCGATGCGTGAGTACGTCGCCGAGTCGCCCGGGACGGACTTCGACGACGTCGGCGGTCTCGAGGAGGCGAAATCGACCCTTCGAGAGTCCGTCGAGTGGCCCCTGACGTACGACCGACTGTTCGAGCAGACGAACACGGATCCGCCCTCGGGCGTCTTGTTGTACGGGCCGCCGGGAACCGGCAAGACGTTGCTCGCGCGGGCGCTCGCAGGCGAGACCGACGTCAACTTCGTCCGCGTCGACGGCCCCGAAATCGTCGACCGCTACGTCGGGGAAAGCGAGAAGGCGATCCGGAAGGTCTTCGAGCGCGCCCGTCAGGCCGCCCCTTCGATCGTCTTCTTCGACGAGATCGACGCCATCGCCGGAACCCGCGGCGAGAGCCACGAGGTGACCGAACGCGTCGTCTCCCAGCTGCTGACCGAACTCGACGGCATGAGTGAGAACCCGAACCTCGTCGTGCTGGCGGCGACGAACCGGAAAGACGAGATCGACCCCGCCCTGTTACGTCCCGGCCGGCTCGACACCCACGTGCTCGTCCCCGACCCCGACCGGGGGGCACGTGAGAAGATCCTCGCGGTCCACGCGCGGGAGAAACCCCTCGCCGACGACGTCGACCTCGCGGCGCTGGCCGCCGACCTCGAGGGCTATACCGGTGCCGACATCGAGGCGATCGTCCGGAACGCTTCGATGAACGCTATCCGCGAGGTCGCCGAGGAGTACGGCCCGGCGGCGGCGAACGAGCGCGCCGACGAGATCGTCATCGAACGCCGTCACCTCGAGGCCGCCCGGGAGGGTGTCGAGCCGACCAACGGCGGTATCGGTCGCGAGTAG
- a CDS encoding ABC transporter substrate-binding protein: MAPATPRSNGSPSRRSLLSATATGLTVAASGCVRQTRNVLGRNPTDQLSMTIATVPSDYDTELVQLASLLGDALEAVGIDVSIEYLAQVEFLRTVLVNHDFDLYVGRHPGDVDPDFLYELLHSRYADESGWQNPFGFTSMAFDERLEAQRDLDGDQRREEVAEILTGVANEQPFVPICMPIERRIVRTDRFEGWGDDHPTTRLGYLGLDPLANDDSFAGAITDTRPTINLNPLSVEYRGEGPLVSLVYDSLGTAVDDEVRPWLASEWEWDGSTATVTLRDDCRWHDGEVLTADDVAFTYRFLEDTSLGESEAPSPPPLYRGRAAAVSSVAVDPEDTLTLTIDVDATPAVGERAFTVPILPEHVWTDRTNDADVAGFGTTPGTTEAVVTDNVPPIGSGPFQFVERTERESLVLEQFDDHFSRRSMTLPAATAETVRIVVHPRSASAIEAVKDGDVDVTITPLAPGLAGGVNESAPIRLLESPSRAFYHVGFNARNAPCSNPYFRRTVARLLDKAWIVEEVFEGQAIPVGTPMTGEWVPEKLAWDGTDPAVPFLGTDGEFNETVARTAFEEAGFEYDDEGRLLARH, from the coding sequence ATGGCACCCGCCACCCCCCGTTCGAACGGCTCTCCGAGCCGTCGATCCCTCCTCTCAGCTACAGCGACCGGACTGACGGTCGCGGCGAGTGGCTGCGTCCGCCAGACCCGAAATGTGCTCGGGCGAAACCCGACCGATCAGTTGTCGATGACGATCGCGACCGTCCCCTCGGACTACGACACCGAGCTGGTCCAGCTCGCCTCGTTGCTCGGTGACGCTCTCGAGGCAGTCGGCATCGACGTCTCGATCGAGTACCTCGCACAGGTCGAATTTCTGCGAACCGTCCTCGTCAACCACGACTTCGACCTCTACGTCGGCCGTCATCCGGGCGACGTCGATCCCGACTTTCTCTACGAGTTGTTACACTCGAGGTACGCCGACGAGTCCGGCTGGCAAAATCCGTTCGGCTTTACCAGCATGGCGTTCGACGAGCGTCTCGAGGCCCAGCGCGACCTCGACGGTGACCAGCGGCGGGAAGAAGTCGCCGAAATCCTCACCGGAGTCGCGAACGAACAGCCGTTCGTCCCGATCTGCATGCCGATCGAACGACGCATCGTCCGGACGGATCGCTTCGAAGGGTGGGGCGACGATCACCCGACGACCCGACTCGGCTATCTCGGTCTCGACCCGCTCGCAAACGACGACTCGTTTGCCGGTGCGATCACCGACACGCGTCCGACCATAAATCTCAACCCGCTCTCGGTCGAGTATCGGGGTGAGGGGCCGCTCGTCTCGCTCGTCTACGATTCGCTCGGGACGGCCGTCGACGACGAGGTCAGACCGTGGCTCGCGTCGGAGTGGGAGTGGGACGGCTCGACCGCGACGGTCACGCTCCGGGACGACTGCCGGTGGCACGACGGCGAGGTGCTGACGGCCGACGACGTCGCGTTCACCTACCGGTTCCTCGAGGACACGTCGCTCGGCGAGAGCGAGGCCCCGTCACCGCCGCCGCTGTATCGTGGCCGGGCCGCAGCCGTCTCGTCGGTTGCTGTCGACCCCGAAGATACTCTGACTCTCACCATCGACGTCGACGCCACCCCCGCGGTCGGCGAGCGGGCGTTTACCGTCCCGATTCTGCCGGAACACGTCTGGACCGACCGGACAAACGACGCCGACGTGGCCGGATTCGGCACCACACCGGGAACGACGGAGGCCGTCGTCACCGACAACGTCCCGCCGATCGGCAGCGGCCCGTTCCAGTTCGTCGAACGAACCGAGCGGGAATCGCTCGTTCTCGAGCAGTTCGACGATCACTTCAGTCGACGATCGATGACCCTTCCCGCGGCGACGGCCGAGACGGTTCGGATCGTCGTCCACCCACGGAGCGCGTCGGCGATCGAGGCCGTCAAAGACGGCGACGTCGACGTCACGATCACGCCGCTTGCGCCCGGTTTGGCCGGCGGCGTGAACGAATCAGCGCCGATTCGGCTGCTCGAGTCGCCCTCCCGGGCGTTCTATCACGTCGGGTTCAACGCCCGGAACGCACCCTGTAGCAATCCCTACTTCCGTCGAACCGTCGCCAGGCTGCTCGATAAGGCCTGGATCGTCGAGGAGGTGTTCGAGGGACAGGCGATCCCGGTCGGAACGCCCATGACCGGCGAGTGGGTTCCCGAGAAGCTGGCGTGGGACGGTACGGATCCGGCAGTGCCGTTTCTTGGAACGGATGGCGAGTTCAACGAGACGGTCGCGAGAACGGCGTTCGAAGAAGCGGGATTCGAGTACGACGACGAGGGTCGCCTTCTGGCGAGACACTGA
- a CDS encoding DUF892 family protein has translation MSIRTEADMFERELQKLYHAEVEILDLHGDLSEAAASAEVSDLFAGHREDTVTQITRIEEIFDILDKSPTERGSPIMEGLLAEKDEFVHEVERDDLRDLDAIGIGTINERIEITLLDRLLLLAGNLELPPGVRERLEQNRTEAEAALEKMQGYVERHRTV, from the coding sequence ATGAGCATTAGAACCGAAGCCGACATGTTCGAACGGGAGTTACAGAAGCTGTACCACGCCGAGGTCGAGATTCTCGACCTTCACGGTGATCTGTCGGAGGCGGCAGCTAGCGCCGAGGTCAGCGATCTGTTCGCCGGTCATCGGGAGGATACGGTGACACAGATCACCCGCATCGAGGAAATATTCGACATCCTCGATAAATCGCCGACCGAGAGGGGCAGTCCGATCATGGAGGGACTCCTCGCGGAGAAAGACGAGTTCGTACACGAGGTCGAACGCGACGACCTCCGTGACCTCGATGCGATCGGGATCGGGACGATCAACGAGCGCATCGAGATTACGCTTCTCGACCGGCTGCTTCTTCTGGCCGGGAATCTCGAACTCCCTCCCGGGGTTCGAGAGCGTCTCGAGCAGAATCGGACCGAGGCCGAAGCCGCGCTCGAAAAGATGCAGGGATACGTCGAGCGACACCGAACCGTCTGA
- a CDS encoding XTP/dITP diphosphatase, protein MAIQFVTGNEGKVREARSYLEDVASVEQVSYDYTEIQSDDLAEIAAYGAREAYAELGGDGVLVGDAGLFVEALEGFPGPYSAYVEETIGIEGVWQLASERENRRAYFRTVLAFADEGGVETFDGSVGGTLVAPRGEGGFGYDPIFAYNGQTLAEMSTEEKNAISHRGRALATFADWYADRA, encoded by the coding sequence ATGGCCATCCAGTTCGTCACGGGTAACGAAGGAAAGGTCCGGGAAGCGCGCAGCTACCTCGAGGACGTCGCCTCCGTCGAGCAGGTCTCGTACGACTACACCGAGATCCAAAGCGACGACCTCGCAGAAATCGCCGCCTACGGCGCGCGCGAGGCCTACGCGGAACTCGGCGGTGACGGGGTCCTCGTCGGCGACGCGGGGCTGTTCGTCGAGGCGCTCGAGGGGTTCCCGGGACCGTACTCGGCGTACGTCGAAGAGACGATCGGGATCGAAGGCGTCTGGCAGCTCGCGAGCGAACGGGAAAACCGGCGGGCGTACTTCCGGACGGTGCTCGCATTCGCCGACGAGGGCGGTGTCGAGACGTTCGACGGATCGGTCGGCGGCACGTTAGTCGCGCCACGCGGCGAGGGTGGGTTCGGCTACGATCCGATCTTCGCGTACAACGGCCAGACGCTCGCGGAGATGAGCACCGAAGAGAAAAACGCGATCTCACACCGCGGGCGGGCGCTCGCGACGTTCGCGGACTGGTACGCAGACCGGGCGTGA